The Leifsonia sp. 1010 genomic sequence TCGACAAGCTCAAGGGCGAGTACAGCGAGCAGGTGTCCACCGGCATCGACGTGCACAGCGTCAAGCAGCCGGTCGGCGTCGTCGCCTGCATCACCCCGTTCAACTTCCCCGTGATGGTGCCGCTGTGGATGGTCGCCAGCGCCATCGCCTGCGGCAACACCGTCGTGCTGAAGCCGAGCGAGAAGGACCCGAGCGCCTCCGTGTTCCTGGCGAAGCTGTTCCGCGAGGCCGGACTGCCGGACGGCGTGCTGAACGTCGTGCACGGTGACAAGGAGGCGGTGGACACGCTCCTCGACTCCCCCGACGTCGCCGCGGTCAGCTTCGTCGGCTCCACTCCGATCGCCCGCTCGATCTACCAGCGCGCGTCGGCCAACGGCAAGCGCGTCCAGGCGCTCGGCGGAGCCAAGAACCACATGGTGGTGCTGGCGGACGCCGACATCGACGCCGCCGCCGATGCAGCGGTCTCGGCCGCCTACGGCTCCGCCGGCGAGCGCTGCATGGCGGTCAGCGTGGTGGTCGCCGTCGGCGACGTCGGCGACCGGCTGGTGCCGGCCATCCAGTCGCGCCTCGGCGCCCTGCGCATCGGGCCGGGCACGGATGCGGCCAGCGAGATGGGCCCGCTCATCACGCGCGAGCACCGCGACAAGGTGGCGTCGTACGTCACAGGCGCCGCGGCGGAGGGCGCGACGGTCGTGGAGGACGGCACCGCGCGCTCGTTCGACGGCGACGGCTTCTTCGTGGGCGTCAGCCTGCTCGACAACGTGAAGCCGGGCATGAAGGCGTACGACGACGAGATCTTCGGCCCGGTGCTGTCGGTGGTCCGGGTCGACACCTTCGACGAGGCGATCGACCTCATCAACGCCAACCCGTACGGCAACGGCGTCGCGCTGTTCACCCGTGACGGCGGGGCAGCCCGCCGCTTCGAGTTCGAGGTGGAGGTCGGGATGGTCGGCATCAACGTGCCCATCCCCGTCCCCGTCGGCGCCTACTCGTTCGGCGGCTGGAAGAACTCGCTGTTCGGCGACTCGCACATCTACGGTCCCGAGTCGTTCCACTTCTACACGCGGAGCAAGGTGGTCACCACGCGCTGGCCGGACCCGCTGCACTCGCGGATCGAGCTCGCGTTCCCCGGCAACGCGTGAGCGAGGAGACGACGATGACGGACACCATCCCGGCCACCGGCACGCGGACCGGCTATCTCGACCGGCACGGCGTCGAGCATCCGTTCGGGGATGCGGAGGCCGAGCGCCAGGTGCGCAGCGACGACCGCGGCCACGTCTTCCACTCGTGGAGCGCGCAGGCGAAGATCGACCCGCTGCCGATCGCCGCGGGCGAGGGCTCCACGTTCTGGGACTACGACGGAAATGCGTACCTCGACTTCAGCTCGCAGCTGGTGAACCTGAACC encodes the following:
- a CDS encoding CoA-acylating methylmalonate-semialdehyde dehydrogenase, translated to MALIRHFIAGEEIAAESTGALRTGPVFNPATGERQHEVALADAAETERAIAAARAAFPAWRATSLTKRADVMFRLRHLLTERRDELAAIVTSEHGKVLSDAAGEIGRGLENVEFASGLIDKLKGEYSEQVSTGIDVHSVKQPVGVVACITPFNFPVMVPLWMVASAIACGNTVVLKPSEKDPSASVFLAKLFREAGLPDGVLNVVHGDKEAVDTLLDSPDVAAVSFVGSTPIARSIYQRASANGKRVQALGGAKNHMVVLADADIDAAADAAVSAAYGSAGERCMAVSVVVAVGDVGDRLVPAIQSRLGALRIGPGTDAASEMGPLITREHRDKVASYVTGAAAEGATVVEDGTARSFDGDGFFVGVSLLDNVKPGMKAYDDEIFGPVLSVVRVDTFDEAIDLINANPYGNGVALFTRDGGAARRFEFEVEVGMVGINVPIPVPVGAYSFGGWKNSLFGDSHIYGPESFHFYTRSKVVTTRWPDPLHSRIELAFPGNA